AGCAGCGCGAAGTCGTGCTGCTGGTCGGTCTCGAGGAAATGAGCTACACCGACGTGGCTCTCGCACTGAACATTCCAATCGGCACGGTGATGTCGCGACTTTCGCGCGGTCGCGAACGGCTTCGCGCATTGATGGCGGGCACGCAGCCCGGTGCAAAATTAAAGGTGGTGCGATGAGCGACCAACACACGCCGATCGGCGAAGAAGACCTGCATGGGTACGTGGACGGCACGCTGTCGGACGAACGACGCGCCGAGGTTGAGCGCGCGCTTGAGCAGAGCCCCGAGTTGGCCACACGCGTCAGCGATTACTTCTCGTTGAACAACATGTTTCATGAACGCTATGACCGTGTGCTGAGCGAGCCCGTGCCCAAACGTCTGCAGACGCCTCCGGCCCGCGGGCGTCGCTGGCGCATTGCCGCCAACTGGCCTCAGTTCGCCGGGATGGCCGCGGCGCTGGTGTTGGGCGTGGGCATCGGTGTCGGCACGCATAGGGGACAGGATGTCGTGGCGCCCGTCGCCGGTCACTCGGATACGCGCCCGGTCAGTGCGGACAGTTCGGAAATGTTCGCGCGGCAAGCCGCGGTGGCGCATGTGGTCTATATGCCTGCCGTCGACCGCCCGGCCGAAATGACTGCGGATCACGAACAGGATTTCGTGCAGTGGCTGTCCGATCGCCTCGGCACCAACGTGCATCCGCCGATGCTCTCGAAGAGCGGCTTCAACCTCTCGGGCGGCCGCCTGTTGCCGGGCGCCGATGGGCCGACTGCGCAATTCATGTATCGCGGGCCGAATGGCGAACGCGTGACGCTGTGCATTTCGCATCGTCAGGTGAACTCGAACACCACCGCGTTCAAGCTCTATCAGGACGGGCCGGTGAACGTGTTCTACTGGGTCGACGGCGACTTTGGCTATGCGGTGTCAGGCGGGATCGATCGCAAGGTGCTGTTGCAACTGTCGCATGACGTGTACTCGCAGTTGACGGGCGCCGCGCCGGGTTGAGATGCCGTGCCGAGCCGCCTTGCGATAGCGGGTTCAGTTTGCTGACGCGCTGCCGCGATCGAGCGACGCCGCCCGCATCGCGTCGCTCGGATTGGTGAAGAACTGCTGGCGCAACTGCGCGATCTGCGCATCGCGTTGCTGAGGCGGCAAATCCTGTTTGCCGATCTGCGCGCGTTGGTTCGAGTAGTCCGCGTAGCGGGCTTGCCAGGCGTCGTCGGCCTGCTGCATCTGCAAGACGCGTTGCGCCGCTTCAGGCCCGAGTGTTTGCGTGATCTGCGCGCGCATCGCGTCGAGCGAACCGCCCTGCTTCTGCGCCTGGCTGATCGTGTCGAGTGCGGCCTGCTGCTCGCGTGCCCGTTCGTGGGCCGCGCGTGCTTCCGGTGGCTCGGCCGCGTCTAGTCCGGCAAGACGCGCCGCTTTTTGCGCGGTGCTCAACGAGCCGTCCGACGCGATGCGCAGATGCGCCAGATCCCTATGTTGCTGCTGCGATTCGGCGCCGAAGAACGGCTCGTTCCATTCGCCCATCAGCCGGTTGCCTAAGGCGTCGCACTGATCGAGCGAGAGTTGCAGCGCGTCGAGGTCCAGCTTTGCGCCGCTTGGGCCTTGGGTTGGCGAGGGCTGTAGCGACGAGCCGAGCGCCGTCCGATAAGCGTTGTAGCGCTGCCAGACGGTCACCGCTTCGTCGGCGGCCGGCGTGCCGTCGAGCTGCGCGGCGATCTGCCGACGCACTAATGCATCGAGCGTCGCCGCCGGGATTTCATTTTGCGCCGTCAGGAAGTAGTCGAAGAAATCCCGGACCGCACGCGAGCGCATGAGGTGGCCGCGGCCATCGGTTGGCAGATGCGGTGGCGACGAACCGTCGAGCGAAGCGGGCAATCCGCCGGCCGTCGACGCACCGGTGGCCATGTCCTTGCCCGAGGCGAGCGCTGGTTGCGCAGAACTCGCCGCATTCACCACCCGCATCGCCGCCACATCACGCGCGGGCGGCGGCCGGTTCAGCCACAATGCCGCACCGGCCGACACCGCGCCCACCGCCACGAAAACCAGCCACTGACGCCTCGCACTGCCGCGCTGCCGCTCCAGTCGCCGCATCCGTTCACACGCCTTGCGTCTTCAGTCGGTTTGCCTGCGTGCGAATCACGGCCACCGGATCCGCTGCATTCGCGCCGCGCACGCCGAGCAACTGATTGATCTCGTCGAGATGGTTCCACTTATAGCGGGTGCCGAGCACCTTGCCGTAGAGCGCGCTGCACACCGAGACGAGTCCATCGTTCTGCCCCGATTGGCGGCTCAGCATGATGGCGCCTGTGCCGTACAACACGAGTGTCGACGGATCGAGGACGTTGGCGGAATCGACTGGCGCGACACTGGTGTCGGTGGCGCCGGGGATGCCGAGTAAAGAGGTGGGCTGAATCGCACTGCCCGCCCACGAGTACAACAGATGCGTGTTGCCGTTGACGGTTTCCGTCGCCGCACCGGTTTGGCACGAACCCGGCGCACCGAGGCCGGCGCTCGGATAGCGCAAGTTGTAGGCTGCGGCGTTGGCCGTGGTCAGCGTCTGCAGCGCGGCGACCGCATTCTGGTTGGTGTTGTTATTGCTGCTCGTCAGGATGCCGAAACTATTTGCGAACGCGCCGATGATCGGTGTCGAAAGACCGGTCGGATCCTTTTGCAACGCGTCCTGCGCGAAGTCGGCGAACTCCGAGCCGCGATGCGGCGTGCCGATCGTGGTGACCGACGCCACGAGTTCCGGCGCCACCGCCGCCACGTAGCGCGAGGTCAAACCACCCTGGCTGTGGCCGATCAGGTTCACCTTCTGCGCGCCGGTCGCCGCCAGGACCTGCTTCACGTAGGCGAGCAACTGTTCGCCACGGCCGTTCGGTCCGTCGTCGCTCTGAAAGCCCGACAGGTTCGCCACATAGACGGTTGCGCCGTGCTGCTGGAGGTCGGACTGAATGCCGTACCAGTAGTCGAGTACGCCGAGATATTTGTCGGTGCCTGCAAGCCCGTGAACGAGGATGATCGGATAGCGGGTTGCCGCGTAGTCGTCAGTGCTTGCATTCGACGTCGCGGCAACTGCGCGATCGATACCGGCG
This genomic stretch from Paraburkholderia caffeinilytica harbors:
- a CDS encoding anti-sigma factor family protein; translation: MSDQHTPIGEEDLHGYVDGTLSDERRAEVERALEQSPELATRVSDYFSLNNMFHERYDRVLSEPVPKRLQTPPARGRRWRIAANWPQFAGMAAALVLGVGIGVGTHRGQDVVAPVAGHSDTRPVSADSSEMFARQAAVAHVVYMPAVDRPAEMTADHEQDFVQWLSDRLGTNVHPPMLSKSGFNLSGGRLLPGADGPTAQFMYRGPNGERVTLCISHRQVNSNTTAFKLYQDGPVNVFYWVDGDFGYAVSGGIDRKVLLQLSHDVYSQLTGAAPG
- a CDS encoding lipase secretion chaperone, with protein sequence MRRLERQRGSARRQWLVFVAVGAVSAGAALWLNRPPPARDVAAMRVVNAASSAQPALASGKDMATGASTAGGLPASLDGSSPPHLPTDGRGHLMRSRAVRDFFDYFLTAQNEIPAATLDALVRRQIAAQLDGTPAADEAVTVWQRYNAYRTALGSSLQPSPTQGPSGAKLDLDALQLSLDQCDALGNRLMGEWNEPFFGAESQQQHRDLAHLRIASDGSLSTAQKAARLAGLDAAEPPEARAAHERAREQQAALDTISQAQKQGGSLDAMRAQITQTLGPEAAQRVLQMQQADDAWQARYADYSNQRAQIGKQDLPPQQRDAQIAQLRQQFFTNPSDAMRAASLDRGSASAN
- a CDS encoding triacylglycerol lipase, whose protein sequence is MSKSKGSRIVAWAIAAAVANAPLAVLLTLVTPAGIDRAVAATSNASTDDYAATRYPIILVHGLAGTDKYLGVLDYWYGIQSDLQQHGATVYVANLSGFQSDDGPNGRGEQLLAYVKQVLAATGAQKVNLIGHSQGGLTSRYVAAVAPELVASVTTIGTPHRGSEFADFAQDALQKDPTGLSTPIIGAFANSFGILTSSNNNTNQNAVAALQTLTTANAAAYNLRYPSAGLGAPGSCQTGAATETVNGNTHLLYSWAGSAIQPTSLLGIPGATDTSVAPVDSANVLDPSTLVLYGTGAIMLSRQSGQNDGLVSVCSALYGKVLGTRYKWNHLDEINQLLGVRGANAADPVAVIRTQANRLKTQGV